From Brassica oleracea var. oleracea cultivar TO1000 chromosome C3, BOL, whole genome shotgun sequence, a single genomic window includes:
- the LOC106333697 gene encoding two-component response regulator-like APRR1 isoform X3 encodes MASSDPQFYTDFKCSGETSSQFHGSSSCPDISALSNYVGDGFNSFNTSSNQESTFLPQVFGISDVFVPEYINHYQKRGVNNATQYFHGGDQEYYGYSPEIKPLFCQSSGEQSWQGNSEGVIQAEPNTKVGRYSVEERKDRIMRYLKKKNQRNFNKTIKYECRKTLADRRVRVRGRFARNNDTCEQQSHASKNHNNHSEKDEDMFSGSDDYLIQMKNDDGWLHEAMCNLIYFPCELYPPSDDAHHPNT; translated from the exons ATGGCATCATCTGATCCTCAGTTCTACACCGATTTCAAATGTTCCGGCGAGACTTCTTCTCAGTTTCACGGCTCTTCTTCATGTCCTGACATCTCAGCTCTATCCAACTACGTCGGCGATGGTTTCAATTCCTTCAACACATCTTCTAACCAAGAATCCACATTTTTGCCCCAAGTTTTTGGGATTTCTGACGTTTTTGTGCCGGAGTACATCAACCACTACCAGAAAAGGGGTGTGAATAATGCCACACAATATTTTCATGGTGGAGATCAAGAATATTACGGCTATTCACCGGAGATCAAGCCCTTGTTCTGTCAGTCCTCTGGAGAGCAATCTTGG CAGGGAAATAGTGAAGGAGTGATACAAGCTGAGCCGAACACAAAAGTGGGACGCTATTCGGTTGAAGAACGTAAAGACAGAATCATGAGGTACTTGAAGAAGAAGAACCAACGCAACTTCAATAAGACCATCAAG TATGAATGTCGTAAAACCCTAGCTGACCGGCGTGTTCGTGTTCGAGGACGATTTGCCAGGAACAACGACACATGTGAACAACAATCTCACGCCTCTAAGAATCACAACAATCATTCTGAAAAAGACGAAGATATGTTTTCTGGATCAGACGACTATCTAATCCAG ATGAAAAACGACGATGGTTGGCTTCACGAAGCAATGTGTAATCTGATTTATTTTCCTTGTGAACTGTACCCTCCTAGTGATGATGCTCATCATCCAAATACATGA
- the LOC106333697 gene encoding two-component response regulator-like APRR1 isoform X4 codes for MASSDPQFYTDFKCSGETSSQFHGSSSCPDISALSNYVGDGFNSFNTSSNQESTFLPQVFGISDVFVPEYINHYQKRGVNNATQYFHGGDQEYYGYSPEIKPLFCQSSGEQSWGNSEGVIQAEPNTKVGRYSVEERKDRIMRYLKKKNQRNFNKTIKYECRKTLADRRVRVRGRFARNNDTCEQQSHASKNHNNHSEKDEDMFSGSDDYLIQMKNDDGWLHEAMCNLIYFPCELYPPSDDAHHPNT; via the exons ATGGCATCATCTGATCCTCAGTTCTACACCGATTTCAAATGTTCCGGCGAGACTTCTTCTCAGTTTCACGGCTCTTCTTCATGTCCTGACATCTCAGCTCTATCCAACTACGTCGGCGATGGTTTCAATTCCTTCAACACATCTTCTAACCAAGAATCCACATTTTTGCCCCAAGTTTTTGGGATTTCTGACGTTTTTGTGCCGGAGTACATCAACCACTACCAGAAAAGGGGTGTGAATAATGCCACACAATATTTTCATGGTGGAGATCAAGAATATTACGGCTATTCACCGGAGATCAAGCCCTTGTTCTGTCAGTCCTCTGGAGAGCAATCTTGG GGAAATAGTGAAGGAGTGATACAAGCTGAGCCGAACACAAAAGTGGGACGCTATTCGGTTGAAGAACGTAAAGACAGAATCATGAGGTACTTGAAGAAGAAGAACCAACGCAACTTCAATAAGACCATCAAG TATGAATGTCGTAAAACCCTAGCTGACCGGCGTGTTCGTGTTCGAGGACGATTTGCCAGGAACAACGACACATGTGAACAACAATCTCACGCCTCTAAGAATCACAACAATCATTCTGAAAAAGACGAAGATATGTTTTCTGGATCAGACGACTATCTAATCCAG ATGAAAAACGACGATGGTTGGCTTCACGAAGCAATGTGTAATCTGATTTATTTTCCTTGTGAACTGTACCCTCCTAGTGATGATGCTCATCATCCAAATACATGA
- the LOC106333697 gene encoding two-component response regulator-like APRR1 isoform X1, whose amino-acid sequence MASSDPQFYTDFKCSGETSSQFHGSSSCPDISALSNYVGDGFNSFNTSSNQESTFLPQVFGISDVFVPEYINHYQKRGVNNATQYFHGGDQEYYGYSPEIKPLFCQSSGEQSWQGNSEGVIQAEPNTKVGRYSVEERKDRIMRYLKKKNQRNFNKTIKYECRKTLADRRVRVRGRFARNNDTCEQQSHASKNHNNHSEKDEDMFSGSDDYLIQQMKNDDGWLHEAMCNLIYFPCELYPPSDDAHHPNT is encoded by the exons ATGGCATCATCTGATCCTCAGTTCTACACCGATTTCAAATGTTCCGGCGAGACTTCTTCTCAGTTTCACGGCTCTTCTTCATGTCCTGACATCTCAGCTCTATCCAACTACGTCGGCGATGGTTTCAATTCCTTCAACACATCTTCTAACCAAGAATCCACATTTTTGCCCCAAGTTTTTGGGATTTCTGACGTTTTTGTGCCGGAGTACATCAACCACTACCAGAAAAGGGGTGTGAATAATGCCACACAATATTTTCATGGTGGAGATCAAGAATATTACGGCTATTCACCGGAGATCAAGCCCTTGTTCTGTCAGTCCTCTGGAGAGCAATCTTGG CAGGGAAATAGTGAAGGAGTGATACAAGCTGAGCCGAACACAAAAGTGGGACGCTATTCGGTTGAAGAACGTAAAGACAGAATCATGAGGTACTTGAAGAAGAAGAACCAACGCAACTTCAATAAGACCATCAAG TATGAATGTCGTAAAACCCTAGCTGACCGGCGTGTTCGTGTTCGAGGACGATTTGCCAGGAACAACGACACATGTGAACAACAATCTCACGCCTCTAAGAATCACAACAATCATTCTGAAAAAGACGAAGATATGTTTTCTGGATCAGACGACTATCTAATCCAG CAGATGAAAAACGACGATGGTTGGCTTCACGAAGCAATGTGTAATCTGATTTATTTTCCTTGTGAACTGTACCCTCCTAGTGATGATGCTCATCATCCAAATACATGA
- the LOC106333697 gene encoding two-component response regulator-like APRR1 isoform X2, with product MASSDPQFYTDFKCSGETSSQFHGSSSCPDISALSNYVGDGFNSFNTSSNQESTFLPQVFGISDVFVPEYINHYQKRGVNNATQYFHGGDQEYYGYSPEIKPLFCQSSGEQSWGNSEGVIQAEPNTKVGRYSVEERKDRIMRYLKKKNQRNFNKTIKYECRKTLADRRVRVRGRFARNNDTCEQQSHASKNHNNHSEKDEDMFSGSDDYLIQQMKNDDGWLHEAMCNLIYFPCELYPPSDDAHHPNT from the exons ATGGCATCATCTGATCCTCAGTTCTACACCGATTTCAAATGTTCCGGCGAGACTTCTTCTCAGTTTCACGGCTCTTCTTCATGTCCTGACATCTCAGCTCTATCCAACTACGTCGGCGATGGTTTCAATTCCTTCAACACATCTTCTAACCAAGAATCCACATTTTTGCCCCAAGTTTTTGGGATTTCTGACGTTTTTGTGCCGGAGTACATCAACCACTACCAGAAAAGGGGTGTGAATAATGCCACACAATATTTTCATGGTGGAGATCAAGAATATTACGGCTATTCACCGGAGATCAAGCCCTTGTTCTGTCAGTCCTCTGGAGAGCAATCTTGG GGAAATAGTGAAGGAGTGATACAAGCTGAGCCGAACACAAAAGTGGGACGCTATTCGGTTGAAGAACGTAAAGACAGAATCATGAGGTACTTGAAGAAGAAGAACCAACGCAACTTCAATAAGACCATCAAG TATGAATGTCGTAAAACCCTAGCTGACCGGCGTGTTCGTGTTCGAGGACGATTTGCCAGGAACAACGACACATGTGAACAACAATCTCACGCCTCTAAGAATCACAACAATCATTCTGAAAAAGACGAAGATATGTTTTCTGGATCAGACGACTATCTAATCCAG CAGATGAAAAACGACGATGGTTGGCTTCACGAAGCAATGTGTAATCTGATTTATTTTCCTTGTGAACTGTACCCTCCTAGTGATGATGCTCATCATCCAAATACATGA